In one Lolium rigidum isolate FL_2022 chromosome 3, APGP_CSIRO_Lrig_0.1, whole genome shotgun sequence genomic region, the following are encoded:
- the LOC124701656 gene encoding dentin sialophosphoprotein-like, with protein sequence MYKLGGRGGGRGGGGSGTKRPPAPHGRGRGASSSKGGAAPPPRGRAAAASSPAARAEVREESFTLESNGPPAFAALIKLTPDLIDEIRRAEEAGSGARIMFNNSNLNSAEGIIDVGGKEINFTWSFEPGAGELCDVYEERQSGEGENGLLTEHGSIWRKVNVPRVLDESAQNVVKMRSEEAQRASKSRKSIVLDPTNPSVKIQAKSMTAAAVEGNMRRMNWNQKKEHFKKNQAAVIPTKSISKVKLSNNSITKGSISTSPAPSPEQRGSSIPSFAAGSDANNEVIVPFDSKKEESSKVDKAKPNRISQGLNRRASSVSTSVDDNATDLRVLLISILSENPKGMNLKALEKAVAEAVPNASKKIESIIKNVANYQAPGRYVLKPELELEITKHDASGSGRTIDENIEEAAPSLQIDDPDIFEKIEIGGSPVSAAGDKKVNDSDGKAGTSSESGSDSDSDSDSSGSGSDSGSQSRSAASGSGSSSDSDSDASSSSKEGSDAFVDITSDDNKADTSGRKVADELKSSSSPRDLPTMDGDDEQIDIGTNLDYTSTSSHIDLNNFNIDSDEAAYTAAATENIGASKVNMPSEVLGSKNMGSARSDPSIVDGKYPANKTSYRDNIFDDPLAANSENLPIEEAIQFTKQDGSRRKSTSKDGTNHVPTRTSEKGAKAILKRGSDNENATTKPESAKKAKVDIAYSGAIGSSSEHRQNLPPDKHVNERLSKETGNVGLDTHTDLQLQDIIPSMKGRPPASGNVQKINQSPNVSIQTMHSEGTQEKIGKASSKKKVDQMQKPSNSMDGNLGKGYVHVDDHYINFNDSDDSAARKRGRHGGSFVDGKMHKRSKDVNIDANSINIAKGVRGNVNHDVVMSLPEYIETNGEPSVLQRNSVDKSPQAKKVLQREQSELELGELREGSLENDIERTTRHFERNSSSKSLDGKMTNVDNSQPSMNNRKVAVSAFHDQKKPSPQEFSTGGNMNQEGMPRKTPGYDFDNSRSQQRVNVSQGRQLPRTDNLDSENILYPDKLLEKTGKREAEISQGGVLDHIDPKKKKPTTKLPQNGTKNGIEPRTRKSVSPAENGQRSRNNPLIEPEIGRKRRDSSSDEDNLFLSKYDKEEPELKGPIKDFSQYQDYVQEYNEKYEAYSYLNSQLKKTQSEFLKIQEDFDAAKERDKDQFYNIVERIRDMYDESGTRHKLMKKVFVLLHEELQTIKRRILDFADAYSNE encoded by the exons ATGTACAAGCtcggcggccgtggcggcgggcgcggcggcggcggtagcggCACGAAGCGCCCTCCGGCGCCCCATGGCCGCGGCcggggcgcctcctcctccaagggcggcgcggccccgcctcCCCgcggtcgcgccgccgccgcctcgtcgccggcggcgcgggCAGAGGTGCGCGAGGAGTCCTTCACCCTAGAGTCTAACGGGCCGCCTGCCTTTGCGGCACTCATAAAGCTGACCCCCGACCTCATCGACGAGATCCGGCGGGCGGAGGAAGCCGGTAGCGGCGCCCGCATCATGTTCAACAACTCCAACCTCAACTCCGCGGAGGGG ATTATCGATGTTGGTGGTAAAGAAATCAATTTCACATGGTCATTCGAACCTGGCGCTGGTGAGCTATGTGATGTTTATGAAGAACGTCAGAGTGGAGAGGGTGAAAATGGATTGCTTACGGAACATGGATCTATTTGGCGCAAGGTGAATGTGCCACGCGTTTTGGATGAATCGGCACAGAATGTTGTGAAAATGCGCTCAGAGGAGGCTCAGCGTGCTTCGAAATCTCGAAA ATCCATTGTGCTGGACCCCACGAATCCATCTGTTAAGATTCAGGCGAAGTCAATGACTGCTGCAGCTGTAGAAG GTAATATGCGGAGGATGAACTGGAACCAGAAGAAGGAACATTTCAAGAAGAACCAAG CTGCTGTTATCCCAACCAAATCAATTTCCAAAGTAAAGCTGTCTAACAACAGTATTACGAAAGGAAGTATCTCTACTTCACCTGCGCCTTCTCCTGAGCAACGTGGATCGAGCATTCCTTCATTTGCTGCTGGGTCAGATGCAAATAATGAAGTCATAGTACCTTTTGATTCGAAGAAAGAGGAAAGTAGTAAAGTTGATAAAGCAAAACCAAATAGGATTTCTCAAGGACTGAATCGCCGTGCAAGTTCTGTTTCTACAAGTGTTGATGATAATGCAACTGATTTGCGAGTACTCTTGATATCTATACTGTCAGAAAACCCCAAAGGAATGAACTTAAAG GCCTTGGAGAAAGCTGTTGCAGAGGCAGttccaaatgcatcaaagaaaatagagagtatcaTTAAGAAT GTTGCAAATTACCAAGCACCCGGGAGGTATGTGCTCAAACCGGAACTGGAGCTGGAAATCACTAAACATGATGCTTCTggcagtggaag GACTATTGATGAGAATATCGAAGAAGCTGCTCCAAGCTTACAGATTGATGATCCTGATATATTTGAGAAGATTGAAATCGGGGGCTCCCCGGTTTCTGCTGCAGGAGACAAAAAGGTCAATGACAGTGATGGCAAAGCAGGTACCTCTAGTGAGAGTGGAAGTGATAGTGACAGTGACAGTGACAGTAGTGGCAGTGGAAGTGATAGTGGGAGTCAAAGCAGAAGTGCTGCAAGTGGCAGTGGGAGCAGCAGCGACAGTGATAGTGATGCTTCATCAAGCAGCAAGGAAGGATCTGATGCTTTTGTGGACATCACAAGCGATGATAACAAAGCAGATACATCAGGGAGAAAAGTAGCAGATGAACTGAAGTCGTCTTCCTCGCCAAGAGATTTGCCAACAATGGATGGTGATGATGAGCAAATCGACATTGGAACAAATCTGGATTATACTAGTACATCATCACACATTGATCTGAATAATTTTAATATCGACAGTGATGAGGCGGCATATACAGCTGCAGCAACTGAGAATATCGGTGCAAGCAAAGTAAACATGCCATCAGAAGTTCTAGGAAGCAAAAACATGGGGAGTGCTAGGTCAGATCCTAGTATAGTTGATGGAAAGTATCCTGCAAACAAAACATCTTACAGGGATAATATTTTTGATGACCCCTTAGCAGCTAATAGTGAAAACTTGCCTATTGAAGAAGCCATTCAGTTCACGAAGCAGGATGGTAGCAGAAGAAAATCAACCTCAAAGGATGGAACAAACCATGTACCGACAAGGACCTCAGAGAAAGGTGCCAAAGCCATCTTGAAAAGGGGTTCTGATAATGAGAATGCAACCACAAAGCCAGAAAGTGCCAAAAAGGCCAAGGTTGATATTGCTTATTCGGGAGCTATAGGTTCTTCATCAGAGCACAGACAAAACTTACCACCTGACAAACATGTCAATGAGAGGTTGAGCAAAGAGACAGGGAATGTTGGATTGGACACACATACTGATCTGCAGTTGCAAGATATTATTCCTTCTATGAAAGGAAGACCTCCGGCTTCTGGAAATGTGCAAAAGATAAATCAGAGCCCAAATGTTTCCATCCAGACAATGCACTCCGAGGGAACGCAAGAAAAGATTGGTAAAGCAAGTTCTAAGAAGAAAGTAGATCAGATGCAGAAACCTTCGAATAGTATGGACGGTAACCTAGGGAAAGGTTATGTACATGTTGATGACCACTATATCAATTTTAACGACTCTGATGATTCTGCTGCAAGAAAAAGGGGTAGGCATGGaggatcttttgttgatgggaaaATGCACAAGCGTTCAAAGGATGTCAATATTGATGCAAATTCCATAAATATAGCCAAAGGTGTCAGAGGAAATGTTAACCACGATGTAGTCATGTCTCTTCCTGAATACATTGAAACTAATGGTGAGCCATCAGTTTTGCAAAGAAATAGTGTTGACAAATCACCTCAGGCAAAAAAGGTGCTCCAGAGAGAGCAGTCTGAACTCGAGTTGGGTGAACTTCGTGAGGGTTCTTTGGAAAATGACATCGAGAGGACAACGAGGCATTTTGAGAGGAATAGTTCTTCTAAGTCGCTTGATGGCAAAATGACTAATGTTGATAATTCCCAACCCAGTATGAATAACAGGAAGGTTGCTGTATCTGCTTTTCATGATCAGAAGAAACCATCACCACAAGAATTTAGTACTGGCGGAAATATGAACCAAGAAGGAATGCCACGGAAGACACCAGGATACGACTTTGATAATAGTAGGTCTCAACAAAGAGTAAATGTTTCACAGGGTCGGCAATTGCCAAGGACTGATAATCTGGATTCAGAGAACATACTTTATCCAGATAAGTTGTTAGAAAAAACAGGCAAAAGGGAAGCAGAAATTTCACAGGGTGGAGTGCTCGATCATATAGATCCAAAGAAGAAGAAACCTACTACCAAGCTTCCTCAGAATGGTACCAAGAATGGAATAGAGCCTAGAACACGGAAATCAGTTTCCCCTGCAGAAAACGGGCAAAGAAGTAGGAATAACCCTTTAATTGAGCCTGAGATAGGCAGGAAGAGAAGGGACAGTTCTTCTGATGAAGATAATTTATTTCTTTCAAAGTATGATAAAGAGGAGCCAGAACTGAAAGGTCCAATAAAAGATTTCTCACA ATACCAAGATTATGTGCAGGAGTACAATGAAAAATATGAGGCCTATTCTTACTTGAACAGTCAGCTAAAGAAAACGCA GTCTGAATTCCTAAAGattcaggaggatttcgatgctgcTAAAGAAAGAGATAAGGATCAGTTCTATAACATTGTTGAAAGAATAAGAGACATGTATGATGAATCGGGCACG AGGCATAAATTGATGAAGAAGGTGTTCGTATTGCTTCATGAAGAGTTGCAG actatcaagcGAAGAATTCTAGACTTCGCAGATGCCTACTCAAATGAATAA